One genomic region from Coffea eugenioides isolate CCC68of unplaced genomic scaffold, Ceug_1.0 ScVebR1_2519;HRSCAF=3562, whole genome shotgun sequence encodes:
- the LOC113756890 gene encoding two pore calcium channel protein 1-like: protein MQEEMSALEQTGTWDLVPRPSVSVASQFLDIPRTSHWDAVIRILRYLRSAPGKGLLYQNHGHTDIEGYSDADWAGSASDRRSTTGYCAAVHIASNPVFYERTKHIEVDCHFIREKLLDGVIKTSHMTSVFAVVGETATFVAPNRLTFLSNGEWIRYLLILRMLRLIRLLMNVPQYRAFVATFLTLIPSLMPYLGTIFCVMCIYCSIGVQVFGGIVNAGNPKLESTDLADNDYLLFNFNDYPNGMVTLFNLLVMGNWQVWMQSYRDLTGTSWAYTYFVSFYLITVLLLLNLVVAFVLEAFFAEMELETSEKCEDTETQEGSRKERRRNIGMKSRSQRVDMLLHHMLSAELDKTQCSTEPTP from the exons ATGCAAGAAGAGATGTCTGCTTTGGAACAAACTGGgacttgggatcttgtccctcgTCCTTCAG TGAGTGTTGCGAGTCAATTTCTTGATATCCCTCGTACTAGTCATTGGGATGCTGTTATACGGATTCTCAGGTATCTTAGGAGTGCACCTGGAAAAGGATTGCTGTATCAAAATCATGGACACACTGATATTGAAGGATATAGTGATGCAGATTGGGCTGGTTCTGCCTCAGATCGAAGATCGACCACAGGATATTGT GCAGCTGTTCATATTGCGTCTAATCCAGTATTTTAtgaaaggacaaaacatattgaagttgattgtcatttcattcgagagaaATTGCTTGACGGAGTCATCAAGACATCTCAT ATGACTTCTGTTTTTGCAGTTGTTGGAGAAACAGCCACTTTTGTGGCTCCCAACAGGCTGACTTTTCTTTCAAATGGGGAGTG GATCCGCTATCTTCTCATATTGAGAATGCTAAGATTGATAAGGCTTCTCATGAATGTTCCACAATACCGAGCTTTTGTTGCCACCTTCTTGACCCTCATACCAAGTCTGATGCCATACTTGGGAACCATATTTTGTGTCATGTGCATTTACTGCTCAATTGGCGTACAG GTATTTGGCGGGATTGTGAATGCTGGCAACCCCAAGTTGGAGAGCACTGATCTTGCTGATAACGA CTATTTACTTTTTAACTTCAACGACTACCCGAATGGAATGGTCACACTCTTCAATTTACTGGTGATGGGGAACTGGCAAGTGTGGATGCAG AGCTACAGGGATTTGACTGGAACTTCCTGGGCTTATACATACTTTGTCAGCTTCTACCTTATCACTGTTTTGCTGCTTTTAAATTTG GTTGTGGCTTTTGTCTTGGAGGCTTTCTTTGCGGAGATGGAGCTTGAAACTTCAGAGAAATGTGAAGACACAGAAACCCAG GAAGGAAGCCGGAAGGAACGCAGACGTAATATTGG CATGAAATCACGAAGTCAGAGAGTTGATATGCTTCTCCACCATATGCTAAGTGCTGAGCTGGACAAGACACAATGTTCAACCGAACCAACCCCTTAA
- the LOC113756893 gene encoding putative ubiquitin-conjugating enzyme E2 38, with the protein MAMEIDQSEDNVAKKLKENEEAVTKDLNNFTSIAGSGSGSLSVENVNSSNSDLSYHDDGNDKQDAVDDDASDYDDNDDYMFDDDDDDGDYLSMQAQFDNVDLPPGVEASVSWLQASSMSASIPTPPAVTTQFHTAAPSADGGSSSFVNLCPHKNEISASSSSAVTVESSSNGKEKEESEDEIMRKYEAFKSFDTVEDFSDHHYTNMGFKGQQPPKAWTKKIHDEWKILEKDLPDTIFVRVYEARMDLLRAVIVGPQGTPYHDGLFVFDVHFPSNYPDVPPMVYYYSGGLRLNPNLYDCGKVCLSLLNTWSGKGNEKWMPQTSTMLQVLVSIQALILNAKPFFNEPGYDTHYVGAEGERRSKEYNENVFILSLKTMMYTLRRPPRHFEDLVAGHFRIHACDILTACKAYMEGAPVGSLVKGKAPDVEAADKSVSKDFKEAVAKMMNGLVSNFTKYGAKDCEQFRPPR; encoded by the exons ATGGCGATGGAAATCGATCAGTCTGAAGATAACGTCGCGAAGAAGCTTAAAGAAAATGAG GAGGCTGTTACTAAGGATCTTAATAATTTTACTAGTATTGCCGGGTCGGGCTCTGGATCTCTTAGTGTGGAAAATGTAAATAGTTCAAATTCGGACTTGTCATATCATGATGATGGAAATGACAAACAAGATGCAGTTGATGATGATGCTTCTGACTATGATGATAATGATGATTACATGTTCGATGATGACGATGATGATGGTGATTACTTGAGTATGCAAGCACAGTTTGATAATGTGGATTTGCCTCCAGGTGTGGAGGCCTCGGTTTCTTGGCTGCAGGCATCTTCCATGAGTGCCAGTATACCAACTCCTCCAGCAGTGACAACCCAATTTCATACTGCAGCTCCTTCTGCAGATGGAGGGAGCTCTTCCTTTGTGAATCTGTGTCCccataaaaatgaaatttctgCTTCAAGCAGTTCAGCTGTGACCGTAGAGTCAAGTTCAAATGGCAAAGAGAAAGAGGAGAGTGAAGATGAAATTATGAGAAAGTATGAAGCTTTCAAATCGTTTGATACCGTTGAAGATTTTTCTGACCATCATTATACTAACATGGGCTTTAAAGGTCAACAG CCACCAAAGGCATGGACAAAGAAGATACACGATGAGtggaaaattttggagaaggaTTTACCTG ACACAATTTTTGTGAGAGTGTATGAAGCAAGGATGGATCTCTTAAGGGCCGTTATTGTAGGACCACAGGGAACTCCATACCATGATGGTCTTTTTGTCTTTGATGTTCACTTTCCTTCTAACTACCCAGATGTACCCCCG aTGGTTTACTACTATTCTGGTGGCTTGCgcctaaaccctaacttgtaTGATTGCGGAAAAGTCTGCCTCAGCCTTCTTAACACATGGAGTGGTAAGGGAAATGAGAAGTGGATGCCTCAGACATCAACCATGCTGCAAGTTCTAGTATCTATTCAAGCTTTAATTTTGAATGCCAAACCCTTCTTCAATGAGCCCGGTTATGACACTCATTATGTTGGAGCTGAGGGGGAGAGGCGTTCTAAGGAGTACAATGAGAATGTATTTATCTTGTCGTTGAAGACAATGATGTACACACTTAGGAGGCCTCCCAGG CATTTTGAGGACTTGGTTGCTGGTCATTTCCGTATTCATGCATGTGATATTCTCACAGCCTGTAAAGCTTATATGGAGGGTGCTCCAGTAGGCTCTCTGGTCAAAGGAAAAGCACCTGATGTTGAAGCTGCTGACAAGAGTGTGTCAAAAGACTTTAAGGAAGCAGTTGCTAAAATGATGAATGGACTCGTTTCCAACTTTACCAAGTACGGTGCAAAGGACTGCGAACAGTTCCGTCCTCCTCGCTGA
- the LOC113756892 gene encoding uncharacterized protein LOC113756892, translating into MASSGFFIICTLHSVIAITCGALIMFYLNEISAFGHGIETAKKMLGSTPHDQLLIQISNSFAGLLLFVIGFLLLMVAFVKDRDFQSFFAKGLILIHVLVALWRVYFERKLEDLAHDWPRQLVGDFALALSWVFFLVYSWREKYD; encoded by the coding sequence ATGGCATCATCCGGATTCTTTATTATATGCACTTTACATTCAGTAATTGCTATAACTTGCGGTGCATTGATAATGTTCTATCTCAATGAAATATCTGCTTTTGGGCACGGTATTGAGACAGCTAAAAAGATGCTGGGATCAACTCCACATGATCAGTTGTTAATACAGATATCCAATTCATTTGCCGGGTTGCTTTTGTTTGTGATTGGATTTTTATTGTTAATGGTGGCTTTTGTCAAGGACAGGGACTTTCAGAGCTTTTTCGCTAAGGGGCTTATTCTCATTCATGTCTTGGTAGCACTCTGGAGAGTTTATTTTGAGAGAAAGCTTGAGGATTTAGCTCATGATTGGCCAAGGCAGCTGGTTGGTGACTTTGCTCTGGCACTCTCGTGGGTGTTCTTTCTTGTATACTCATGGAGAGAAAAGTATGATTAG
- the LOC113756891 gene encoding uncharacterized protein LOC113756891, producing MAEQIIEEEPTTFPPSTSPPSQNQAQQELPTPSNTSMLLLRIMSKRRTWVCLFFGVYTVLLSLSWNFLKSVLAWYETTLMNSSSSSASSSVYSGWPALYASALLGVAFGVLSMVTALAVAVPATLVTWITVLVLLTFCGKPRRTLVMEGKKLTADITGFVVKVLLKEGNIVAALCAVLGYFAFVRRGKENATAGDY from the coding sequence ATGGCAGAACAGATTATAGAAGAAGAACCCACAACTTTCCCACCTTCAACTTCACCTCCCTCGCAAAATCAAGCCCAACAAGAGTTACCAACTCCATCGAACACCTCCATGCTTCTCTTAAGGATTATGAGCAAAAGAAGAACATGGGTCTGCCTGTTTTTTGGTGTTTACACGGTTTTGTTATCGCTTTCTTGGAATTTCCTTAAATCAGTTCTTGCTTGGTATGAAACAACTTTGATGAACTCTTCATCAAGTTCAGCATCATCATCAGTTTATTCAGGTTGGCCAGCTTTGTATGCATCAGCTCTTTTAGGTGTGGCTTTTGGAGTGCTCTCCATGGTGACAGCCTTGGCTGTGGCTGTTCCTGCTACTTTGGTTACTTGGATTACTGTGCTGGTTTTGCTGACTTTTTGTGGGAAGCCCAGAAGGACTTTGGTGATGGAAGGCAAGAAATTGACTGCTGATATTACTGGATTTGTAGTGAAGGTTTTGCTCAAAGAAGGGAATATTGTGGCCGCACTTTGTGCTGTTCTTGGATATTTTGCATTTGTTAGGAGAGGCAAAGAAAATGCTACTGCTGGTGACTATTAG